The following nucleotide sequence is from Halorussus caseinilyticus.
GCCGAGTGCGGCGGCGACGCCGGTTCCGGCGGCCCCCAAGAAGGAGCGCCGATTTACCGTCGTGTCGCACTGTTCGCGTTCGCGTGCTGTCTTGTCGCGTGCCATGCCACTTTCAAGGCTATCTTACTATATTACAAGCTTTGCGGTTTCGCTTCAATGGTAAATTAACGATTTATGTGCCATCTTCGTTCCCCCGTTGGGGACCGAATCGGGCGACGTTCCGGTCGAGCGCCGAAACCGCACTCGCCGCCGCGAGGTGGCGTCTTCTCGGCGAGCAAGGGGTGGTTAACGCGAGCGTTCCGGCGGTAATCGCGGCTTGTAGCTGGCGGAAATCCGCACGTATCGACAGCGAGGGACGACCAGTCCCGCGGGTCGTCGCGGTTCGGCGACTCCGAACCGCGACGGGACGGCGAGGGTCGGTCGTCCCGCCGCGTCGGGTCCCGGCCGAGCGAAGAAACGGTCAACGAGTTCTGCGTTGTTCCGGAACGCTTTTGGCCGAAACGACACTCACCAACGGATATGGCAGACGAAGAAACCAAAGCCGAACTCCGCGAGCAGTTCACCGAAGCGTTCGAAGGTGCCGACTACCCCGTCAGCAACCCGATGGACCTCGTTCCGGCGCTCCCCGATGGACCGGGCACGCGCTTCGAGGCGGGCGACGTTAGCTTCACCGCGATGGAACTGTCCACGAAGCTTTCGGACATACAGGACTTCCCCTACGACGATGTCGAGACGCTCGTCGACGACCTCATCGTGGGACTGGACGAGAAGGACATGCTGTAACTACTCGTCTTCTTCTTCACCCTCGTCCTCGGGTAGCGCGACCAGTAGGACCTCCCACACGTCCTGCTGGTGATTGAACTCGCTGTCGAGGACCCTATCGTTCTCGCCGATTGGAATCGGCTGTTGCGGGTGTGATACTTCCAGCCACGTTACCGTCGGCTCGGTGATGTCCATCTCGGCGATGTCGTCTGGTTGCCGAGCGACATCGGTCTGTTCACCCATCTCGCGTTCCCCCGGACCTGTCGGTGTACCTTGACGTTCCACGGTAATCTCCCCGTCGCTCCGTACCACAGCATCCCATAAAACCTTGCTGGCGCGCCCGGCCGAGACTCGACTCGTCACCTGCCGGGACCGCCCGTGGACTTCGGAAGCGACAAGTTCCGACCGGCCCAAGGACCGACGATGAAACGGCCGACCGCTCGAACGCTGGCCGGGGGATTCGCACTGCTCGCCGGGACGCAGTTCGTCGGGACTGCGCTCGCCCACGGCGGCGGCCTGCGCGCGGCCGCGGGGTCGCTTTCGGTTCCGACGTGGCTCTTCCTGCTGACCGGCGGCGGCGTCGTCGGCGCGTCGTTCCTGCTCGCCAGTTTCGTCACCGACCGGGCGTTCATCCGGGCGGTTCACGGCTGGCGGCGGGTCGCCGGTGGACGACCCGACGGCGCGGTGACGGTGACGCGCCTCGTCTCGGTCGCGGGACTGGTCGGGGTCGTCGCGGTCGGCTTCCTCGGACCGGAGTCGATGTTTCGGAACGCCGCCATCCTCTTCGTCTGGGTCGGGTGGTGGGCCGGGTACGTCGCCACGGTCTACCTCGTCGGCAACAGTTGGCCCGCGCTGAACCCGTGGCGGGCAATCGCCGAGTGGATGCCGTCGCTCGACCGAGACTACCTCGACGGACTCGGTGCGTGGCCGAGCGTCGTCGGTCTGCTCGCGCTGGTGTGGTTGGAAGTCGTGAGTCCGCTGGCCGACGACCCTCGACTGCTGTCGTGGGTCGTCGTGGGCTACTCGACTGTCACGCTGGCGGGCGCGCTTCTCGTCGGCCCGGACCGGTGGTTCGGGAGCGTGGACCCCGTGGCGCGACTGTTCCGATACTACGGCAGTGTCGCGCCGATTGGTCGGAACGAAGAGGGGTCGCTGGAACTCCGAGCGCCGGGGATGGCGCTGACCGACGCCCGACTCGCCGACGGTCGGGACGAAGTGGCGTTCGTGGTGGCGATTCTGTGGGTCACGACCTACGACGGGTTCGTCGGGACGCCGCTGTGGTCGGACATCGCTCGGGGCACGGTGGGTCTGGGTCTGCCCGCCGCCGTCCTCTACCCGGCCGGACTGCTCGCGGGGTACGCCCTCTTTCTGGGGGTCTACTGGCTCGCGGCCCGCTACTCCCGGCGGACCGCCGAGACGTACCTCACGCCCGACGCTATCGCGCGCCGGTTCGCGCCCTCGCTTCTGCCCATCGCGGCGGGCTATCACCTCGCGCACTTCCTCGGCCTGTTCGTCTCGCTGTCGCCCGCGTTCCTCTCGGCACTGTCGAACCCGCTGAACCCGCCCATCAACCCCTCGGTGGTCGTCCTGCCGAGTTGGTTCGGAGGGCTGGCGGTGGCGTTCGTCCTGTTGGGCCACCTGCTGGCGGTGTGGGTCGCGCACGCGAGCGCGTACGAAGTGTTTCCGGGCCGGTTGCAGGCAGTCCGGAGCCAGTACCCCTTCGTCGTCGTGATGGTGCTGTACACCATGACCAGTCTCTGGATAGTCTCCGCACCGAGCGCCGAACCGCCGTTCGTCTGAGCCATGACCGGAGAACCCACCTACGACACCGACGTGCCGCCGGGCGAATCGTCCGCCGACTGCCCCTACTGCGACCGACCGCTGGAGAGCGAGGAGCTGCTCGTCCTCCACGAGGGTCTGGACCACTGGGAGCGACTCGACGAGGACCGACGCGAACAGTTCCGCGAGACCTACCAGCGCGAGAGCGACGACCTGCGAGGGTTCCGACTCAAGATGCTCGGACTGCTGGTGGTGGTCTACTTCGTCTTCCTGTTCGTCTACTCGTGGCAGACGACCGACCCCTACAGCGTGATTTCGCTGGTGTTCGTCTGAGGGGTGCGAGACGGAGTGTGGTGACGGCGTGGCGTACTCGCGGAGTGATGTGCGGTCGGCGCGCGCTGGCGCGGCTTTATGCCGCGCCATCGTCGCGCGAGGGATGAGCATCGCAGGGAGGAACGACCTGAGGGAGTGACGACCGAGACGCGCAATCGGTTGGGGAGGCGTGTGGCCCGCGGTAGCGGGGCGGGGCGGGGCGGTGCGGTATGATTGGTTCAAGCCTGTAGTTAGCTCCGATGACTCATTGACGTGTTCGAGCCTGTAGCTAGCTCCGATGAGTCGTTCACGGCGGTAGATTCCGGCACGTACACGTTCAGACCACCCTCCGAGACCGCTCAACCTCGGAGCGGTGCCCTTTAGTCTCGGCCCTCCCGAGTCGTAGCTATGGACGAACAACCCGGACTGAGTGACGAATACCGCAAAGCGAGTCCGTGGCCGGTGTTCGTCGCCTTCGGACTCGCCATCTTCGAGGTCGGCATCGTGTGGCCACTCTTCCCCGTCGCGGTCGGCGGTCTCCTGCTGTTCGTTGGGAGCGTCGTGGGCATCCTCCGCGAGTCGGGCTACATCGCCGACCCGTGGAAGGGACTGGTCGCCGCGTCGGTCCTCTGTCTCGGCGTCGGCGGTCTCATCGCGTACGCGACGACCGGGTCGGTCCACCTCCGCGGGGTCGCCATCCTCGTCGGCGGCATCATCATCCTCTTCGGCGGCGTCTTCGGGAGTTTCTGGCAACCGAATAGCGTGTAGAACTAGAAGTTTGTTTCTTCGAGAATTGCTTTTCGTTGTTAGGAGTCATTATAGTTGTCTCTGATGTGGTTGTAGTTGTTTCCCGCGTCGTTTTCGTTGGGTTCGTCTCTGTTGTTCGCTCCGTACTGTCACCGCGAGCGCGCGGCCCCTTTCATCCACCCACACCGGGGTTTGGTCGGCCGGGCGTTCGCTGGCGGTTGGGCGGGCGGGCGCGACCGGTGGAACGTGTCGGCGGGCGCGTCCCGTGGACTGGTCGGTCGAGCGTGCCCCACGGAGAAGTCAATCGCCTATCACCTATCCGATTCACGCCGCCGAAGGGGGTACCGAACCCATCCCACCGGCCCGGAGCGTGGCGTTCGGCGTCGGAGGGAATCGCCAACCTATTTGATACCCCGGTGGCTACCGACGTACATGGCAACCCCCATCTTCGAACGGGAGACGTGGCTCGACATCTCGGTCAACATCATCCCGCTCTTCATCATCGGCTTCTTCGTCGCGCTGTTCGCCGTCGCATCGCCGTGGGCAATCGAAGGGCTGACCTCCATCCTCGGGTTCGCCCTGCTGGTCGTTCCCTTCGTCCTGCTGGCGTACCTGACCTACATCGCCGCCCGTCTCATCGAGGACGCCGAGGCGGAGTGAGTCCGACGAATCGGTCCTGATTCTTCCGGTATCGTTCGAGTACGTGTCGAAGACGCGACGGTGACGCGTTCGGAACAGGTCTCCGTAACGTTTGAGACCAGTTGACACGAAATTCCGCGACTGGGCGGGGGCGTATCCTAACCTTTCTTTACCTTGTAGTCCTGACCAAGGCGTATGGTAGAAGCCGGGCAAATCGCACTCACCGTCATCATGGGGGTACTCCTCTTCGGAGTCGCCGCGTTCCTCACCCGACTCGAGGACTGGCGCTCCTACACGCCCCTCTCGACTGGCGGTGGCTACGTCGGCGAACAGACTGGGCAGGCACACCACGAGAAGCCTGCCGGAATCGTGCGTTGGCTAACCACCGTAGACCACAAGGACATCGGTCTCCTCTACGGTCTCTACGGTCTCGTCGCGTTCACGTGGGGCGGCATCGCCGTCCTCCTGATGCGGGCAGAACTGGCCGCGCCCGCCGAGGACTTCATCGGGGCGAACTTCTACAACGCCCTGCTGACGACCCACGGTATCACGATGCTGTTCCTGTTCGGGACGCCCATCATCGCGGCGTTCGGGAACTACTTCATCCCGCTACTCATCGGCGCGGACGACATGGCGTTCCCCCGCATCAACGCCATCGCGTTCTGGTTGCTCCCGCCCGCGGCGGTCCTCATCTGGGCTGGCTTCCCGCTGGCGTCGTTGACCGAGACTATCGACCCGGCCCAGACTTCGTGGACGATGTACACGCCGCTGTCGGTCGAACAGACCAACCCCGGCGTGGACCTGATGTTACTCGGGTTACACCTCTCAGGGGTGTCGGCGACGATGGGGGCGATAAACTTCATCGCCACCATCTTCACCGAGCGCGGTGACGACGTTGGCTGGGAGAGCCTCGACATCTTCTCGTGGACGATGATTACCCAGTCGGGACTCATCCTGTTCTCGTTCCCCCTGCTCGGGAGCGCCCTCGTGATGCTCCTGCTCGACCGGAACTTCGGGACCCTCTTCTTCGCGGCCGAAGGCGGCGGTCCCATCCTGTGGCAACACCTGTTCTGGTTCTTCGGCCACCCCGAAGTGTACATCCTCGTGTTGCCCCCGATGGGTCTCGTCAGCCTCATCCTGCCGCGGTTCGCGGGCCGAAAGCTGTTCGGGTTCAAGTTCGTCGTCTACTCGACGCTCGCCATCGGCGTCCTGTCGTTCGGCGTCTGGGCGCATCACATGTTCAGCACGGGCATCGACCCCCGGATTCGCGCGTCGTTCATGGCGGTGTCGTTGGCGATTGCGGTGCCGAGCGCAGTCAAGGTGTTCAACTGGATTACGACGATGTGGAACGGCAAACTCCGGCTAACCGCGCCGATGCTGTTCACCATCGGGTTCGTCCAGAACTTCATCCTCGGCGGCGTCACCGGCGTCTTCCTCGCGTCCATCCCGGTTGACCTCGTGCTTCACGACACCTACTACGTCGTCGGCCACTTCCACTTCATCGTCATGGGTGCCATCGCGGTGGCCGGGTTCGCGGGCATCTACTACTGGTTCCCGCTGTTCACCGGTCGGATGTACCAGAAGACGCTCGCCAAGTGGCACTTCTGGCTCACGATGATTGGGAGCAACGTGACGTTCATCGCCATGCTCCTGCTGGGTTACGGCGGGATGCCGCGTCGGTACGCCACCTACCTCCCGCAGTTCACCGACATGCACCTCGTCGCCACCGTGGGCGCGTTCATCATGGGCTTCGGTCAGCTCATCTTCGTCTACAACCTGCTGGTCTCGTGGCTCGAAGGCCCGCTCGTGGAGAGCGGCGACCCGTGGGACCTCGAAGAGACCGGAATGAAGACCAAAGAGTGGGCGTGGTTCGAGCGCAAGCGCGAGACCGCCCTCACCGACGGCGGCGAAGAAGTCGCCGAAGACGAATAGCCCAGAAGCGACTCGTTTTTCGTTCTTTTTCGCCGACCAGCGCGAGCTATCGCCGGAACTCGTCGGCGTAGTCGGCGACGTACTCCCGGAGCGTCCGGGGGTTCCGGTCGAGGAGGCGCGAGGCGTCGTCGGTGGGGTAAAAGCAGATTCTTCTCCGCGCCGAGGACCGACAGGTAGGCGATTCGCTCGACGCCGGTCCGGACCGCGGCGTCCGCGAACGTCGTGAGGTGGCGCTTCACGTCGCTGACCGCGGGCGGGCGCATCAGGAAGAGTCGGTCGGCGTCCGCGAGCGCCCGGCCCCACGTCCCGGGTCGCTCGAAGTCGAACTCCGCGAGTTCGACGTGTTCGTCGAATCGCTCTCGTGTCCCCGCGGGGTCGCGCACTGCCGCACGTACCCGCACGCCCCGGTCCGCGAGTGCGCGCACGACGTGCGACCGACGGTGCCGGTCGCGCCAGTCACGAGAACCGTCTCGGACTCAGATTCCGAGGAGTCACAGGTCTCGTCTCGAGTCACGTTACCGCCAGCACGATGCCCATGGCGAACATGAGAACGGCGATGCCCCCCAGAAGGTAGGCCAGCATATCTTTCTCGGACATACCGGAGGTAGGGGCCGTCCGGATGAAAAGGCTAATCCTTCCGCCGCCCGGACTCCCGGACGTGAGCGAGACGTTCGGCGGACGGTCGTTCGTGGTCGGGTTCTACGGCGTCATCGTCACCCTGACCGGCGTGGTCGGCGCGGTACTCGGCGTGGCGGGTCCCGACGACCTGACCGCCGTGAAACTTCTCGGTCTGGTCGAACTCCAGCCGACGCCGCTGGGTCTGGCGGTCTACGGCATGGTCACGGTGGGTCTGGCGCTCGGCGTTCCGCTGGCGCTGGTCGTCCTCGTCTCGAAACGGGCCGACGCCGAGCGACCCGGTGGGAACACTTGAACGCGTCCGCCGGAAGTTTTACGCCGCGTTCGTTCCAACGTCGCCGACGTGGATAGCGTCGAACTCAGCACCGTCGTCTACGTGCCGCCCGAGGAGGCCTACGACTTTCTCGTGGACTTTCGCGGATACGCCGACTACTCCAAGCATCTCGGCCGGGTCGAGCGTCACGGCGAGGGCGGTCCCGGAACCGAGTACGACATTCATCTCGAGTGGTGGAAACTGAACTACGTCGTCCGGTCGGAAGTGACCGACTTCGAACCGCCCGAGCGCATCGGGTGGAAAATCGTCAAGGACCTCCGCGCGCACGGCGAGTGGGTAGTCGAACCCGCGCCAGAAGAGGCCCCGCCCGACAGGGAGTCGGCCTCGCGGGTGCGACTCGTCGTGAAGTTCGACGCGGACTCGGCGAGTTCCGACATGCTCGATTTGCCGCGACTCGTCTCGCTCGACTGGGTAATCGGCAAGGTGCGACCACTCGTCCGCAAGGAGGCCGAGCGCGTCGTCGCGCGCATCGTCGAGGACCTCGAAGGCGAGCGCCGCGAAGTCGAACTGACGCTCCACGAATCGCCGGACACCGTGTAGCGCCGCGGAGCGACCGCTCGACGCGGTACGCCCAAAAAAGCGAAACGAAGCGAAACCGCGACTGCGTTACTCGGCCTGTCCGTAGTCGCCGCCGTACTTCATGAAGAAGTACGCCAGTCCGAGCGTGAACACCAGTGCGGCCGTCGTAGCGATGCTGAGCGTCTTCGCGCTACTCGGGATTGCCGGGCCGCTACTCCCCGAGGAGGCACCGCCCTCTTGGACGGTGATACTGGCGGTCATCCCGGCGGTCTTGTGGGGTTGACAGAAGTACTCGTAGGTGCCGGTCGTCTCGAAGGTGTGGCTGTACTCGTGACCGGTGTTGTACGTCTTGCTCGCGCCGCCCTTCGTCCCCTCCCAACCCGCGCCGTCGGGTTGGCTCTCCACGACGATGTTGTGGTTGTCCGACTCCCAGACGAAGTTGACCGTCGTGCCGGGCGCGATAGTCAAGTCGGCGGGTTCGTAGACGAGACTCCCGCCGGGACCGACTGCAACTTCCTGAGTGCCACCGCCGCCACCGCCTTCTTCTTGTGCGGCGGCGGTTCCCGCCGCACCCGCGGCCGCCGCGGTTCCCGTGGCGGCCCGCATGAATCCACGCCGCGTGACCGACTCGCTTCCTTCCGTACTCATACTCGGGGCTAACGGTGGTGGGTACTCTATACTTTCGATACGACCCCACCTTTTTCGTCGTCGGGTGTCCTCGGGCGCTCACTTCGTTCGCGCCCTGCGGCACCGCTCCTCGAAAAAGCTGGACCAAAAGTCCCGCTCGCTCCTCCCTTCGGTCGTCGCTCGCGGTCGAATCGCCAGTTCGACGGCCCGACGACCGAGCGACCGGCAGGGAGCGAGGGTCGTAGTCGGACAAACGTCTCGGTTTGCGAAAGAAACAACTTTCGTGCTTAGAGAACGGAAGAGATTGTCCTTCCGGCCGCGCTCGACGGCCCGTCGCTTGGCCGGGACCGACCTACAGGCTGTAGTCGTGGTCGCCCGTCTCGGTTTCGAGGAACGCCGTCAGGAGGTCGATGGTCGCCTCCACGTCGGCGTGGTGGACGCTCTCGGTGACGGTGTGGAGGTAGCGCGTCGGGACCGAGATGGCTCCGACGGGTTTCGCGCCGTGGGTGTTCTGGAAGCCCGAGGTGTCGGTCGCGCCCGAGGGAAGCACCTCCATCTGGTGGTCGATGCCGCGGTCCTCGGCGACCGACCGCATCCGTCGGTGGACCTTCGGCGTCGTGACGACGCTGGAGTCTTTGAGCTTAATCGCCGCGCCCTCTCCGAGTTCCGTCACGTACTCGCTCTCCTTGCGGACCGCGGGGATGTCGTTTGCGACCGTCACGTCGAGCGCGACCGCGAGGTCCGGGTCTACGTCCGTGCTGACGGCGGGCGCGCCGCGGACGCCCAGTTCCTCTTGGACCGTCGCGCAGAAGTGGACCGTCACGTCGGGGTCGTCGAGTCGCTTGGCCGCTTCGAGCATGGCGAACAGGCACACCCGGTCGTCCAGCGCCTTCCCGGTCACGTTGTCGCCGACCCGCACCGTGGTCTGTTCCATGCTCACGAGGTCACCGACCGAGACTCGCTCTTCGACCTCCTCGGCGGGGAGTCCGAGGTCGATTGCCACGTCGTCGATGTCGAACTCCTCCTCGTCGTCTTGGACGTGGGTCGGAATCGACCCGATGACGCCCGTGAGGTCCTCGTCGGGGGTGTGAACCGTCACGCGCTGAGCGCGGAGTACGTCGGGGTCCCACCCGCCGAGCGTGTCGATTTCGAGGAAGCCCTCGTCGGTGACGTGTTTGACCATGAAGCCGATTTCGTCCATGTGGGCCGCGATAGCGACCTCGTAGTCGCCAGACCCCTCTATCGTCCCGACGACGTTGCCCATCGGGTCGGTATGGACCGAATCGGCCACGCCCTCGAATTCCCGGCGGACGAGGTTCCGAACTCGGTCCTCGTAGCCCGGCACGCCGCTGGTCTCGGTGAGTTCCCGCAACAGGTCGAAGTCGAAATCCATGTGAACCACTGGCGTCCCGCATAGCTTAAAACCGTCTTTCCCGTTCTCGGACCGCTCGCTACGCCCCGCCGTGCGCACGCCTCGGTGGTCCGTCCCGCCGGGCGCGTCCCCTCAGGCCTCCTCGATGGTGTCGAGGACTCGCTGTGAGAGGTCCACGTCCGAGAGTTCGCCGCGGTCGTGAGCGACTAACCACTCGCTATCCGCGCGCCACGCGCCGCGGTGGTCCCCGTCGATGTCGGCGACGGTGCCGCGCACGTCGGTCGGGTCCCACCCGTCGTCGGCCAGCGCAAGCAGACGGTTCAGGACCCGGCCTACCTCCTGATGGGGAACTCCCTCGCCGGGCGTGGCCGTCTCGTAGTCGATTCGGAGCGTCCCGTCGTCGGTTTCGAGGTGGGTGACGTAGACGCCGTGGCTCATCAGTCGCTGTTCCAGTCGCTCGCGGAGGTCCTCGTCGTCCATGCGTGATGATACGGGTCGAAGCGGGTAAACGACTCGTTACCAGAAGTCGTGGAAGTCCCGCGGCGCGACGCAGGCGCAGGTCACTGTCGGGTCGAGTACGTCGTCTACCGGCATCGACTCGCCACACTCCGTACAGACGACGGTCGTTCCTTCGTTCCCTCGATAGCGGCGTAGTGCGTGCGCGCCGATGACCGCTCCGGCGGCGATACCGACGAACCCTGCGAGCGCCTTGTCGAACAGCGCAGTCTCGCGTGCCATGCGCTCCCGAGGTTGGCCCACAAACTTAAACCCATTGACGGCGGAAAAACAACACAATTCCGTCGCGTCCGCGAAGTTGCAACCTTTTTGTCACCGTCCCCGATAGCCACTCTCATGGACGACCCTCTGGAAGACGACGAGAACGCGCTGGTGAAACTCACCTCGTTGCTCGTTCTCGGCGTCGGACTCGCCGGACTCTTTCTGGGCTACGACTGGTTCTGGCTCGCGTTCGTACTCGGGTTCGCGGTTCTCGTCCCAATCGTGAAAGTCGTGACGCGCGCGCTCGGCATCGGTACGACCCCGGAGACGAGCGACCACGTTCCGCGGAGTCGGACCGCCGACGAACCCGACTCGAAGCAGGACGCCCTCGACACCCTCCGGAACCGATACGCCCGCGGGGACCTCACCGAAGCGGAGTTCGAGCGGAAGGTCGAAGCCCTGCTCGACACCGAGACCCCCGAGAGCGCGCGCAAGCGGGTTGAGCGCGGGCGTGGCGAGCGCGAGCGAACGCGGGCAGACGCCCGCGACCGGACGGACGCGACCTTCGAAACCGACGAGAACGCGTGAACGCCGCGCCTCGAGGGGGTCGCCGCTCGGCGACCGACAGACGCCACATATAATAGGCCGGTCGAAACAGATACAGGTACATGGTAGGGTTCCTGAACTTCGTCATCGGATTCGTCGTAAGCCTCCTCATCGGGGCGTTCGGCATCTACGTCGGCGCGCGCGTCATCGCCGACCGGGACGACTACGAGTACGCAATCCTGACCGCGCTCGTCGGCGCGTTCGTCTGGTGGTTGGTCGCGGGCCTGTTCAGCATCATCCCCATCGTCGGCGGTCTCATCGGGTCGGTTCTCGGCCTGCTGGCGTGGGTGTACGTCATCAACGCCCGCTACCCCGGCGGATGGGGCAACGCCGTCGGCATCGCACTGGTCGCGTACCTCACCGTCTGGGTCGTGTTGGTCCTGCTCAACTCGGTCGGTCTCCTCGCGTCCGGCGCGCTCGGCGTCCCCGGACTGTAGCCCGACTACTTCTCGTACCCCAGTTCCTCGCTCACGAGGTCCGCGGCGTTGCGTATCGCGCCCACCGACGATAGGTATCCGGCTCCGACGGTGGTCTTCAGTGCTTTCGCGGCCGTCCCCGTGAGGACCGTCGGACCGACTTGGGCGACTGCGCCGTCGCCCACCGACACCAACCACCCCGGCGAGTCGAACGCGAAGGGGTCGAGTCGCGGTTCGAAGATGTCCTCTCCCTCCCGGTCGTAGCTCACGAGGCGAGCGACGTTCTCGGCGACTGCGCGGGCCTCGCGGACCGCCGCCTGCGCGCTGGCCGGTACCGGTTCCCCGTCGGCGTCCACAACGCGGGCCGCGTCGCCGACGACGAAGGTGCCGTCGCCGAGGCGCAGGGTGTTTTTTACGTCGGGGCGCTCGCCGTCCAACGCCGCGGGGCCGCGGATGCCGCCCGTCCAGACGAACTGGTCGTAGTCGAGTCGCTTGCCCGAGTCGAGTTCGATGGCCGAGTCGTCCGCCGAGGCGACGGCCGTGTTCGTCCGAATCTCCACGTCGCGGTCTTCGAGTTGGTCTCGGACCGCCGCCTGAAAGTTCTCGGGGAACGCAGGTGCGACGCTGTCGAACT
It contains:
- a CDS encoding MTH865 family protein translates to MADEETKAELREQFTEAFEGADYPVSNPMDLVPALPDGPGTRFEAGDVSFTAMELSTKLSDIQDFPYDDVETLVDDLIVGLDEKDML
- a CDS encoding DUF7410 domain-containing protein, whose amino-acid sequence is MTGEPTYDTDVPPGESSADCPYCDRPLESEELLVLHEGLDHWERLDEDRREQFRETYQRESDDLRGFRLKMLGLLVVVYFVFLFVYSWQTTDPYSVISLVFV
- a CDS encoding DUF7541 family protein, producing the protein MDEQPGLSDEYRKASPWPVFVAFGLAIFEVGIVWPLFPVAVGGLLLFVGSVVGILRESGYIADPWKGLVAASVLCLGVGGLIAYATTGSVHLRGVAILVGGIIILFGGVFGSFWQPNSV
- a CDS encoding DUF6684 family protein, with the protein product MATPIFERETWLDISVNIIPLFIIGFFVALFAVASPWAIEGLTSILGFALLVVPFVLLAYLTYIAARLIEDAEAE
- the ctaD gene encoding cytochrome c oxidase subunit I, which produces MVEAGQIALTVIMGVLLFGVAAFLTRLEDWRSYTPLSTGGGYVGEQTGQAHHEKPAGIVRWLTTVDHKDIGLLYGLYGLVAFTWGGIAVLLMRAELAAPAEDFIGANFYNALLTTHGITMLFLFGTPIIAAFGNYFIPLLIGADDMAFPRINAIAFWLLPPAAVLIWAGFPLASLTETIDPAQTSWTMYTPLSVEQTNPGVDLMLLGLHLSGVSATMGAINFIATIFTERGDDVGWESLDIFSWTMITQSGLILFSFPLLGSALVMLLLDRNFGTLFFAAEGGGPILWQHLFWFFGHPEVYILVLPPMGLVSLILPRFAGRKLFGFKFVVYSTLAIGVLSFGVWAHHMFSTGIDPRIRASFMAVSLAIAVPSAVKVFNWITTMWNGKLRLTAPMLFTIGFVQNFILGGVTGVFLASIPVDLVLHDTYYVVGHFHFIVMGAIAVAGFAGIYYWFPLFTGRMYQKTLAKWHFWLTMIGSNVTFIAMLLLGYGGMPRRYATYLPQFTDMHLVATVGAFIMGFGQLIFVYNLLVSWLEGPLVESGDPWDLEETGMKTKEWAWFERKRETALTDGGEEVAEDE
- a CDS encoding DUF7520 family protein, with amino-acid sequence MKRLILPPPGLPDVSETFGGRSFVVGFYGVIVTLTGVVGAVLGVAGPDDLTAVKLLGLVELQPTPLGLAVYGMVTVGLALGVPLALVVLVSKRADAERPGGNT
- a CDS encoding SRPBCC family protein translates to MDSVELSTVVYVPPEEAYDFLVDFRGYADYSKHLGRVERHGEGGPGTEYDIHLEWWKLNYVVRSEVTDFEPPERIGWKIVKDLRAHGEWVVEPAPEEAPPDRESASRVRLVVKFDADSASSDMLDLPRLVSLDWVIGKVRPLVRKEAERVVARIVEDLEGERREVELTLHESPDTV
- a CDS encoding plastocyanin/azurin family copper-binding protein; protein product: MSTEGSESVTRRGFMRAATGTAAAAGAAGTAAAQEEGGGGGGTQEVAVGPGGSLVYEPADLTIAPGTTVNFVWESDNHNIVVESQPDGAGWEGTKGGASKTYNTGHEYSHTFETTGTYEYFCQPHKTAGMTASITVQEGGASSGSSGPAIPSSAKTLSIATTAALVFTLGLAYFFMKYGGDYGQAE
- a CDS encoding M42 family metallopeptidase, whose amino-acid sequence is MDFDFDLLRELTETSGVPGYEDRVRNLVRREFEGVADSVHTDPMGNVVGTIEGSGDYEVAIAAHMDEIGFMVKHVTDEGFLEIDTLGGWDPDVLRAQRVTVHTPDEDLTGVIGSIPTHVQDDEEEFDIDDVAIDLGLPAEEVEERVSVGDLVSMEQTTVRVGDNVTGKALDDRVCLFAMLEAAKRLDDPDVTVHFCATVQEELGVRGAPAVSTDVDPDLAVALDVTVANDIPAVRKESEYVTELGEGAAIKLKDSSVVTTPKVHRRMRSVAEDRGIDHQMEVLPSGATDTSGFQNTHGAKPVGAISVPTRYLHTVTESVHHADVEATIDLLTAFLETETGDHDYSL
- a CDS encoding SHOCT domain-containing protein, which gives rise to MDDPLEDDENALVKLTSLLVLGVGLAGLFLGYDWFWLAFVLGFAVLVPIVKVVTRALGIGTTPETSDHVPRSRTADEPDSKQDALDTLRNRYARGDLTEAEFERKVEALLDTETPESARKRVERGRGERERTRADARDRTDATFETDENA
- a CDS encoding NAD(P)/FAD-dependent oxidoreductase, whose product is MRLAVLGAGYAGLTLARKLERTVPDDVEILVIEKTGRHLVQHELHRVIRRPSLADEIVVDLEDVLDRAEVRQAEVADVDPDAGVVTLASGETIDYDYGAVCLGAETAFYDLPGVEERATPLKTLDHAERIRADFLDVLETGRARESNSRVVVGGAGLSGIQVAGELAALAWEEDARETTTITLLEQFDSVAPAFPENFQAAVRDQLEDRDVEIRTNTAVASADDSAIELDSGKRLDYDQFVWTGGIRGPAALDGERPDVKNTLRLGDGTFVVGDAARVVDADGEPVPASAQAAVREARAVAENVARLVSYDREGEDIFEPRLDPFAFDSPGWLVSVGDGAVAQVGPTVLTGTAAKALKTTVGAGYLSSVGAIRNAADLVSEELGYEK